The following is a genomic window from Bactrocera tryoni isolate S06 chromosome 2, CSIRO_BtryS06_freeze2, whole genome shotgun sequence.
cttttagaaaagtgaaaaagttcAAATATGATTACGCTTCATTTACGGCCAATTTAATGTCTTCTAAGTGTGCATCTAACTGGTGTTCTAGAGCTAAAATGTGGCCTGTATTACAGTGCTCACCACCAACAAAAGTAAGAATCAGTGGCAATTTGTTCATTTGCACTacctgtaaataaaattattatatttattaatacaactacaaatgctataaattttttttgaccaACCTGATAATTGGAATACATCGATATAATTACTTTGTTACGCCCCAAACCCAATTTTCCTGCTTGTTCACTGGCTGTTGCAAAAGTGGGTATGAAGGAAGGCATAAGCGCGAAGTCAACATTCTTATCCTGACTTACTCGTAGCAGTGGCACTCCATCTCTGTCTGTAACTTGTATTATATAGAGACCATTGACCCTTTAGCGATTAAGAAAATAGCAATTTATAAAAGATAGCGCACAATGTATTTAAAAGTACGCACTTATGTAGTAGACcattgaaatatttcttcactTCATCCGTCATATTTCACGAAATCCTATGAATCCTGCGAATCCTAgacacaatatttcacttgcaaAAGCTAGTTTTCTAATCAAAACAAATCACAATTCGCATTTATGCTTTGACCACTTACTAATTGGCAAATCAGCTGTTAAAATAACCGAATAGAGTTCCCGACTATCTACTGTAGAATGTATACAACGAGTTTTGTCTTTTTTACCATGGTTACCACAACTTATTAAATTACTGAAATATAGTAAAATCAAGAAAAGTTATTGTAACGTAACATTTTTCACTGTGTTGAGTTGGGGGGAAGAAATTTTCTTcgatgtaaacaaatatttcctTCCGCTGTGCAAAATGTAAGgtaaaattttgacatttgaaACTGAAAATCAACGCAATAGCAATCtgtgaatttttgttttggtaataaaattattaaacatagttgtaaaatgaataaaatgtgTTGAAAATTTGTACTATACtcattaaattagaaaaaatgcattaatttgCAAATTGTATGTTCTGAATTAAACGATATAatcaaacgaaaaattaatttcttttgaattatgTCTCCTTCAAATTTCTATCGTGATCGATTTTCTCGATAATTTCAGAAGTATTTTTCACCACCATtgacaataatttttcttttctgtgCATCATTTAACAACAAAGCAGATTTGTTAAGATTTTCTTATGGAAAATGATGTTTTAATGTTAGAGAATTAATTAAgaacaaataaaacaagaatAATGGCTTTTCTACGAGGATCCCTTAATTATGTGTGGTGCACTACAAGTGTACTTGGAAAAGGAGCAACTGGGTCGGTTTTtcaagtaagaaaaatattgcatatttaaCTCGGGGAGTCACTAAAGATAATGCGATAATATTCTCAAACAGGGAGTTAATAAAAATACTGGCGAATCTGTGGCAGTGAAAACATTTAATCCATACAGTCATCTGCGGCCACCGGATGTTCAAATGCGCGAATTCGAAGCACTAAAAAAACTACATCATGAGAATATTGTCAAACTATTAGCAATCGAAGAAGATCAAGAAGGCCGCGGCAAGGTAATTGTTATGGAATTATGTACCGGTGGAAGTCTTTTCAATATACTCGATGACCCTGAAAATTCTTATGGACTACCAGAGAATGAATTTCTATTGGTGCTGGAACATTTATGTGCTGGAATGAAACATTTACGTGACAATAATTTAGTGCATCGCGATTTAAAACCAGggaatataatgaaatttatttcggaAGATGGTCAAACCATATACAAGCTAACTGATTTCGGTGCCGCACGGGAATTGGATGATAATCAAGCGTTTGTTTCACTTTATGGAACAGAGGAATATTTACATCCTGATATGTATGAACGTGCTGTGCTACGTAAACAAATAAATCGTTCATTTACTGCAAATGTGGACTTATGGTCCATTGGTGTCACTCTTTACCATGTAGCAACTGGTAATTTACCATTCCGTCCTTTTGGCGGCCGTAAAAACCGCGAAACAATGCATCAAATTACCACAAAAAAGGCGTCAGGCGTAATTTCGGGTACACAACTATCCGAAAATGGACCAATCGAATGGTCGACTACGCTGCCATCATATTGCAATTTGTCCGAAGGTCTCAAGACATTGGTAACACCGCTCTTGGctggtttgttagaaaaaaatcgaGAGAAAACCTGGTCGTTTGATCGTTTCTTCCAAGAAGTAACATTAATTTTGCGTAAGTTCGTTTTGCATGTTTTCTTCACAAATCGCACCACTTCTGTGGAGGTTTATCTCGAACCAGACGaacaaattgataattttcGTGAACGCGTATTTCTACAAACTGAAGTAccaatagaaaaacaaatacttttattcaataatgaGCATTTGGAAAGAAAGGTGACGTCTTCTTCCATATGTAAGTGCCTACTCAGCTGTTCAAATAAACTTTCGgttatttcaattataatttctttttttttatagctaAAGCTTTTCCTAAAACTACAGCAGAAAATCCAATATTTCTATATAGTAATGATGACAATAATGTACAACTACCCCAACAATTAGAATTGCCAAAGTTTCCAGTATTCCCAACTAATGTGTCGGTTGAAAATGATGCCAGTCTTGCTAAGGTAAGTTTTTGCTATTTGGATCTGAGTGTATTTTagtgtttattttatttgtttatgtttaggCCGCTTGTAGCGTTGGGCATGAATGCAAGAGACGTATTGACACCTTTACATCCATGGATATTTTAATGAAGCGTTCCGTAGAACAG
Proteins encoded in this region:
- the LOC120768240 gene encoding ragulator complex protein LAMTOR3 homolog — translated: MTDEVKKYFNGLLHKVNGLYIIQVTDRDGVPLLRVSQDKNVDFALMPSFIPTFATASEQAGKLGLGRNKVIISMYSNYQVVQMNKLPLILTFVGGEHCNTGHILALEHQLDAHLEDIKLAVNEA
- the LOC120768626 gene encoding serine/threonine-protein kinase TBK1, coding for MAFLRGSLNYVWCTTSVLGKGATGSVFQGVNKNTGESVAVKTFNPYSHLRPPDVQMREFEALKKLHHENIVKLLAIEEDQEGRGKVIVMELCTGGSLFNILDDPENSYGLPENEFLLVLEHLCAGMKHLRDNNLVHRDLKPGNIMKFISEDGQTIYKLTDFGAARELDDNQAFVSLYGTEEYLHPDMYERAVLRKQINRSFTANVDLWSIGVTLYHVATGNLPFRPFGGRKNRETMHQITTKKASGVISGTQLSENGPIEWSTTLPSYCNLSEGLKTLVTPLLAGLLEKNREKTWSFDRFFQEVTLILRKFVLHVFFTNRTTSVEVYLEPDEQIDNFRERVFLQTEVPIEKQILLFNNEHLERKVTSSSISKAFPKTTAENPIFLYSNDDNNVQLPQQLELPKFPVFPTNVSVENDASLAKAACSVGHECKRRIDTFTSMDILMKRSVEQFIAMLITTITLLLKKTKHLENLLTTTLDYADAVKRIGNLTKSDNELKPIVSTLYDLKPNFDDAADVIMQMYKHFVAEDALNDQWSSAMHGKRCPCRTRASPRAKYLVERLRDSWQHLLRDRATRTLTYNDEQFHALEKIKVFRNGDRIKALLIDDVKPAVAQMAECLADWYKLAQTVYLKTQILEKDVRDYERKLNDLRDELYHLKSEMKVDENSKASTNNNNKLSKNVQKSLIKKIHKQHEEVLQIMNQNAMLINRLKELGIDCSSVKQFETVLNKT